The Vigna radiata var. radiata cultivar VC1973A unplaced genomic scaffold, Vradiata_ver6 scaffold_599, whole genome shotgun sequence nucleotide sequence aaagtacaaagagcaatctaaagtgttgttattattaagaaacaaatcagagcaatctaaagatgtagcagttgttaagaaacaaccaaaaacagtatttcaagtcaaaaaaggactcatttgatacattttttataacttagggaccaaaaaaaggtttaaacctaacttTTATTACTATGATTAGATATCGATTAATTACCGTTTCTGACCTATTGTGCTTGGATGATCAACCGCCTGATGATTGTCCATACAAGCATACCGTACAATTATGAATAAAGCAAACCtgttattgaaaattttgttgctGAATTGATTATATCATTAACAGAAAATTCATTTTGTATCAATCATTGAATTAACtatcttaataatatatatatattaatattttaattaatatattcagTTTTTAATTGGttgcttttttatttgtaaatgtCAAATATCAATTTTGTTAGTTGATCTCACTTGCAAAAAATTTATTCCACGTTTTTCCCCCATTAGAGAGGAAAAGCATTTGTTTCTATCACTTAATAGATTGCACAATGTTTTTCTCCTTTGCTTGGCTCACAATGTTTTCTTTCCATGTTTGCTTCTTCCCACATCGCTACCTCGCATGCCgaccaaaagaaaaacatgcatAGGTCAATTTTTCGTACCGGAATCTACCATTATTTCACATAAATTCAATGTTTGAAATTATTACTTGTGTTGAAAAGTTTATATGGTAGACCATGCCACTTACGACTTAATAATTAAGCACTAAAGTTATTCTATACCATAATCATGaatctatttatataaatgatataaaactcCTTTTCGTTGGCTATATAAAGCCCTGCATACCAAAATTTATATAACTACACAGCATAAGTTGCAGGTTTTACTAAAAGTACTGCATTTTGTCAACTAAACCCAGAAAGAGCAGAATTACTTGGAGGAGAAATTAACGATGTTTAGTGTTAAAGAATTAGTTGAATCGAGTACCATGAAGTCTGTTCCCTCCAACTACATTTGCCATAAAACCCCTGAAGATTTCATGTTGAATTATGAGACAGAGAACATTCCAACCATTGATTTTCTCCAACTCACCTCTTCCAATCCCAATGAACGCTCCAACGCAATCCAACAACTGGGGGATGCATGTCGTGATTGGGGTTTCTTTATGGTATTCATATGTTTAACCTCAAACCTTACAtcatatatatatgttttaacttGTCCACGTGCATATTGGAGTTTCCTGTTCCTTCGACATGCATGCAcataatacatacatatacatatatataactttttgttGTGGTGTTAACATTGAAATGGTTTATATAGCTGATCAATCACGATGTGCCGGAGACACTAAGGGAGAAAATGGTTAGGGTTGGCCAGAGCTTCTTTGATCTGAGCAAGGAAGAAAAAATGGAGTTCGCAGGAGAGAAGATACTTGATCCAATAAGATATGGAACAAGCTTCAATCTCATGGTCGACACGGCACTTTTCTGGAGAGATTATCTCAAATGTCTTGTTCATCCTCATTTGAATGCTCCTTCTAAGCCTCCTGGTCTTAGGTACACACCTTTTCTTATAACAACTTTTAAgaattttcttacaaattatATGTTGAGTAGAACTGAGATTAAATGGATGCAATTCTTATTTTGTAAACAGATTAAAtatgattgaattaaaaaaaaagagttatatttatttttctacaaaGAAGTGAGATCTAGCTTTTATATAACATAAATCCCATCCTGATTGCAAATAtctgtttgaaaattttcataacGTAAGAAGATTGACTGTGAATGTCACTGGATATTGAAAACCTTtgcataaatatattaattattatattagtcTCACATTATCCActtatttaaaagaagaaaataatgagttGATAACTCACTTTATTTTCAAACAGCGGTCTATCCAATAGCTCATTTTTGTGCTGATAAAAACATAactcatttaataataaaatattatattcaaataactataataataagatatttaattatataatagttatataaaatgatatttgtcaATTATCTCAAAAAAAACCTTTCTTTAAAATTTCACGAGGTTTATCTTCTATGGTGTGGGTTGGTAAAGATTAGGTAAAGTCAAAAGCATTATCAGGTCCTTGTGGGCGGAtacacttattttctttttaatatgaattttcttggttttaatattttgtattaaatatcgAAAATGGATATACAAGGAAGATTGGGTATTTATAAGTTGTGACTTAATTCATAAAGGACTATAACAATGTCTACGCATTaaatttgaaagttattttttcaagtactctatatataaattgaagtatttttttaattgaatttttattaattacttcttttattgacaatttaaattttttgcatttttcaattaattttttatcctttattttattcattgatTAAATGACACGATtttaattgtcattttatttactTGTTTCTATATGTGAGGTtgtaaagttaatatataaaaatcatattatggTTAATCTAACATGTAATATTTATTGTTCTCTTTAAAAATGTATCATACTCTTTCATAATTCTTAAGTCATTACTTATGCATAATAAGAGAACTATTCATGTcactaatattaataaaatgatttgttATCAGtatattttcaaagaaaaattaatataaattaatcacagcattattttatattaatgacATAATCTCAACATACAAATAACTTACATaataactaaaagaaataaatgacaataaattaaataaaaaatataaaactcaatcaaaatatacaaattaaaaaaaaattaaaaattgattacaTCTCTTTTATATACCctctaattttatattcttaaaaaaaaaagtagagtgaaacttatattaattttcttggATATGATCTAGCTTAGTAAGTATGCAGTCAACGTCTCGAAAGAAGCACGACCACTCTAACAACCTAAACGTTGCCtgttatttatagatatttcaTCTTCAAACTGTTTCCATTTTCATGCCATACATCTTCAAACTAAGATAAATTACTAAGATCAATTTTAGTGAGTTTTTCTCCTttgatcatttttataatatcaagTTCAGAAAAGATTCATGAGAAAGTTTTGTGCGTACACTTGTCAAATTTATCTTTACTCATCTAGATTGGCTTAATGAGGACCATGTTCTACTTGAAGACAAACATATTCTCTCTTTTGATgaaaaaagttgtgaaaatgAAGCAGAACCAACATCATAACAAACCCCACCTCAGTGATAATGCCAACAGTAAaagaacaataaaattttaaaagtttggtGCCATATTGCGTTGCTGCGtcgaaaaatattaatttaagtaaagaaaaaaaaagtatattggAATTCGGACTTTATAAACTGATGAAAAAGCCACTCCCAAGTGTTATAACAGTACAACACTACTGCTGTTGGTGGAGAAGAGAAATTCTTAAATCTAATGGGAGACAAACAAGTGTGCGATGCACCAACCCACGTAATATCAGCACTCCATCTATTTTGgactttaagaaaaaaacaaattctaattaTTGATGTGATGTTTAAAGTAGTCCTTATAGGATTAAATCCACGTATTATATATTAGTGATAAATATCactttactaataatttttatttacctCTAATAgctttttatatagaaaatctattaaatatgaataaatctATTACACAACTATTcgtaattgaaattattatagaatagtttacattattgatatatatatatatatatatatatatatatatatatatatatatatattacttattaACTATTATATGGTCAACATTTTCCATTTATAGATTCAAAcacaaaggaaaaaacaaaaataaagtggTTGTGAAAGATGTACACCTCTATAGAAATAAAACGAAAAGAATGAGAATATtattgaaaagatgaaaagaaaggtAGTCTCACCCTTTAAACTGTGCTCTATAATTTGTAATACACGTGGTAGATGTAAtgatttaagattttgaaataagtattttcaaaaatatgtaaaaataagttaatagtTTCAAAGGATTATCTAAACAAGTTAACCTTTAGagtaataattattgaattttttttaaaagaatatataacaaGTTTAATCGAAAGTTACTCGAAATATAGCTTTTACAAGAAAACTTTACTTTTCAATCATTGTTTTTGGAtttgaatgaataaatataCATCTTCATTTTTGctacatttattatatatatatatttctattaagctgattttaatacattatacaacctataaatctatatttttactttttatctagATGCATATTAAttgttgatatatatttttagtatgtatgaattgtttttggattttgaatTTTGCAGGGAAACTTTTGAGGAATACAGCAGAAAGGGTAAGAAAGTGGTTGAAGAGTTGCTGAAAGGAATATCTCTAAGCTTAGGGCTTGAAGAAAACTACATACACAAAAGGATGAATGTAGAATTGGGGAGCCAAGTGCTTGTTATCAACTGTTACCCACCATGCCCTAATCCTGAACTTGTTATGGGTCTTCCTGCACACACAGACCATGGCCTTCTCACTCTTCTGCAGCAAAACCACCTTGGAGGGCTTCAAATTCAACACAACGGCAAGTGGATTCCCATCAACCCCTTACCCAAATCCTTTCTCATCAACACTGGAGATCACATGGAGGTAAAACAAAATCCATTCCTTCTTCTTTCTATGTCCTTCAGCTTTGAGAAAAGAATGAGTCTGCAGTTTCTGTGGCAGATACTAACGAATGGGAAATACAAGAGCGTTATTCATCGTGCAGTCGTCAACACAAAAGGGACTAGAATTTCTATTGGTACTGCACATGGACCCAATCTTGACACCATAGTGGGTCCTGCACCAGAGCTTGTAGGAGATGATAATCCAGCACTATATCGTGCCATCACTTACAGAGATTACATACTGCTTCAGCAAAACAATGAACTCGATAAAAAGACTTGCTTGGAGCGTATTCGGATTTGAATCAACGCAACAAACTTCTACCATCAATTATGCAGCATCAATGATGCAATTCTTGTATCTGAATCATGCCTCTGTTTCATCGTTTAGTTTTTGTTGTGATTGATGTGCTTGGAATTAATGTAGTGTGTCGCTGAAAATGGATGcgaaaaagattaataaattcGGAAGCAAGTGttgttagaaagtgggttttaatatataactcaatcccacaaaatccTCCTTCACGCCGATGTATAGACATCTCAtacgtgatagtagaaatt carries:
- the LOC106753392 gene encoding protein DMR6-LIKE OXYGENASE 2-like isoform X2, which codes for MFSVKELVESSTMKSVPSNYICHKTPEDFMLNYETENIPTIDFLQLTSSNPNERSNAIQQLGDACRDWGFFMLINHDVPETLREKMVRVGQSFFDLSKEEKMEFAGEKILDPIRYGTSFNLMVDTALFWRDYLKCLVHPHLNAPSKPPGLRETFEEYSRKGKKVVEELLKGISLSLGLEENYIHKRMNVELGSQVLVINCYPPCPNPELVMGLPAHTDHGLLTLLQQNHLGGLQIQHNGKWIPINPLPKSFLINTGDHMEILTNGKYKSVIHRAVVNTKGTRISIGTAHGPNLDTIVGPAPELVGDDNPALYRAITYRDYILLQQNNELDKKTCLERIRI
- the LOC106753392 gene encoding protein DMR6-LIKE OXYGENASE 2-like isoform X1 is translated as MFSVKELVESSTMKSVPSNYICHKTPEDFMLNYETENIPTIDFLQLTSSNPNERSNAIQQLGDACRDWGFFMLINHDVPETLREKMVRVGQSFFDLSKEEKMEFAGEKILDPIRYGTSFNLMVDTALFWRDYLKCLVHPHLNAPSKPPGLRETFEEYSRKGKKVVEELLKGISLSLGLEENYIHKRMNVELGSQVLVINCYPPCPNPELVMGLPAHTDHGLLTLLQQNHLGGLQIQHNGKWIPINPLPKSFLINTGDHMEFLWQILTNGKYKSVIHRAVVNTKGTRISIGTAHGPNLDTIVGPAPELVGDDNPALYRAITYRDYILLQQNNELDKKTCLERIRI